One Indicator indicator isolate 239-I01 chromosome Z, UM_Iind_1.1, whole genome shotgun sequence genomic window carries:
- the LOC128979424 gene encoding adenomatous polyposis coli protein 2-like, whose translation MVLRRPRTRPPANKRPKGDGHCFAATATRSAKSCRAQAVTRRGVNTPHSIMPQNTAVLSPIAPTPSARLCLERCRRAVTGKVPTRPPRARTSALPRRTALQMAAQLRQSPPLLHTRSRLPGETHPRTTQRWKKGIDRAAARTGKAGQPANRWGADAPSSRRGRADGRPAGCLPAARRQAEERLPELRTLLRSPTETRAGGSDAPPPPLSALPLLHTRSALPKCCRRLGGTRQCANRRAEAAAPPLTETPPPPPARLPARPHLELALPPRAASPAASPARAPATVPLVPGPAEGAGGQPSPPAAGLRLPRPSLPSTPPIPAAGKGQRRLPGGRKREELPVAQAARCGWVSGDGLGFALRYSLPAERRALTGRPARQGGEAPPPSPRGRNDPAHARLNVTAPRLLPAAAPRVAHLGRGL comes from the exons ATGGTCTTGCGGAGGCCTCGGACGCGGCCACCTGCCAACAAAAGGCCGAAGGGTGACGGTCACTGCTTCGCAGCCACCGCCACCCGTTCTGCAAAGAGCTGCCGGGCGCAAGCGGTCACCCGCCGAGGAGTGAACACCCCTCACTCCATCATGCCGCAGAACACTGCCGTCCTTTCTCCTATCGCCCCTACCCCGAGCGCTCGACTCTGCCTTGAACGGTGCCGTCGGGCAGTGACCGGGAAGGTCCCAACGCGGCCCCCCCGGGCGCGAACCAGCGCTCTCCCCCGCCGCACCGCCCTGCAAATGGCCGCTCAACTGCGCCAGTCTCCCCCTCTTCTGCACACTCGCTCCCGGCTCCCAGGAGAGACACACCCCCGAACCACG CAAAGGTGGAAGAAGGGGATCGACCGCGCCGCCGCCCGCACGGGGAAGGCAGGACAGCCGGCGAATCGCTGGGGTGCGGATGCCCCCTCCTCACGGCGGGGGAGGGCTGACGGGCGCCCGGCCggctgcctccctgcagcacGGCGGCAGGCAGAGGAGCGGCTGCCGGAGCTGAGGACGCTTCTCCGCAGCCCGACAGAGACCAGGGCGGGGGGCTCGGacgcccccccgcccccactCTCTGCGCTCCCACTTCTGCATACCCGCTCTGCCTTGCCGAAGTGCTGCCGCCGCCTCGGCGGTACTCGCCAGTGTGCGAACCGCCGCGCGGAAGCAGCCGCTCCGCCTCTGACAGAGACGCCCCCCCCTCCACCCGCCCGCCTGCCCGCCCGCCCTCACCTCGAGCTGGCGCTGCCTCCCCGCGCTGCCAGCCCTGCCGCCTCGCCCGCCCGCGCGCCTGCCACCGTACCCCTGGTTCCGGGCCCCGCCGAGGGGGCAGGCGGCCAGCCCTCGCCACCCGCCGCCGGGCTGCGGCTGCCGCGCCCCTCGCTACCCTCCACCCCCCCAATACCCGCCGCAGGGAAGGGGCAGCGGCGACTGCCAGGCGGGAGGAAACGAGAGGAGCTGCCGGTAGCGCAGGCAGCGCGCTGCGGCTGGGTCTCCGGGGATGGACTGGGCTTCGCCCTCCGATACAGCCTGCCCGCGGAGAGGAGGGCGTTGACTGGCCGCCCAGCCCGCCAGGGAGGAGAGGCACCCCCGCCTTCGCCGCGGGGCCGGAACGACCCTGCTCACGCCCGGTTAAATGTCACGGCTCCTCGTCTgctccccgccgccgccccgcgcGTCGCTCACCTCGGGAGGGGGCTGTGA